From the genome of Aerococcus urinaehominis:
TGAACACCGAAGCTGTGGATCCGTAAGGATGGTAGGAGAGCGTTCTATGGGCATTGAAGCGGTACCGTGAGGAGTCGTGGAGCGCATAGAAGTGAGAATGCCGGTATGAGTAGCGAAAGACGGGTGAGAATCCCGTCCACCGAATAACTAAGGTTTCCTGGGGAAGGCTCGTCCTCCCAGGGTTAGTCGGGACCTAAGCCGAGGCTGACAAGCGTAGGCGATGGCCAACAGGTTGACATTCCTGTACTTGTCTGATTTGTTTGAGCAATGGAAGGACACAGGAGGTTAAGTAGAGCGCGGAGATGGAAAAACGCGTCCAAGCAGTAAGTCTGACACAGAGTCAAATGCTTCGTGTTAAGGACAAGCTGTGATGGCGAGGGAAGTTAAGTACCGAAGCTACTGACATCACACTGTCGAGAAAAGTTTCTAGTTAGAATCAGACAACCCGTACCGCAAACCGACACAGGTAGTTGAGTAGAGTATACTAAGGTGAGCGAGCGAACTCTCGTTAAGGAACTCGGCAAAATGACCCCGTAACTTCGGGAGAAGGGGTGCTGACCGCAAGGTCAGCCGCAGTGAATAGGCCCAAGCGACTGTTTATCAAAAACACAGGTCTCTGCAAAATCGAAAGATGACGTATAGAGGCTGACGCCTGCCCGGTGCTGGAAGGTTAAGAGGACGTGTTAGCGTATGCGAAGCATTGAATTGAAGCCCCAGTAAACGGCGGCCGTAACTATAACGGTCCTAAGGTAGCGAAATTCCTTGTCAGGTAAGTTCTGACCCGCACGAAAGGCGTAACGATTTGGGCACTGTCTCAACGAGAGACTCGGTGAAATTGTAGTACCAGTGAAGATGCTGGTTACCCGCGACAGGACGGAAAGACCCCATGGAGCTTTACTGCAGGTTGATATTGAGTGTTTGTGTGACATGTACAGGATAGGTAGGAGCCGTAGAAACCGGGACGCTAGTTTCGGTGGAGGCACTGGTGGGATACTACCCTTGTGATATGACCACTCTAACCCACGGCCGTGATCCGGTCGGGAGACAGTGTCAGTCGGGCAGTTTGACTGGGGCGGTCGCCTCCTAAAATGTAACGGAGGCGCCCAAAGGTTCCCTCAGAATGGTTGGAAATCATTCGCAGAGTGCAAAGGCAGAAGGGAGCTTGACTGCGAGACCTACAAGTCGAGCAGGGACGAAAGTCGGGCTTAGTGATCCGGTGGTTCCGCATGGAAGGGCCATCGCTCAACGGATAAAAGCTACCCTGGGGATAACAGGCTTATCTCCCCCAAGAGTTCACATCGACGGGGAGGTTTGGCACCTCGATGTCGGCTCATCGCATCCTGGGGCTGAAGTCGGTCCCAAGGGTTGGGCTGTTCGCCCATTAAAGCGGTACGCGAGCTGGGTTCAGAACGTCGTGAGACAGTTCGGTCCCTATCCGTCGCGGGCGTTGGAAATTTGAGAGGAGCTGTCCTTAGTACGAGAGGACCGGGATGGACACACCGCTGGTGTACCAGTTGTTCCACCAGGAGCAGAGCTGGGTAGCTATGTGTGGACGGGATAAGCGCTGAAAGCATCTAAGCGCGAAGCCCCCCTCAAGATGAGATTTCCCATATCTATAAGATAGTAAGACCCCTGAGAGAAGATCAGGTAGATAGGCTAGAAGTGGAAGTGCAGTGATGTATGGAGCGGACTAGTACTAATCGGTCGAGGACTTATCCAAAGTGTTAGTTGTATGAGGGTTTAGCTTACAGATTCAGTTTTGAGCGAACAAAGCTCATAAAGATAAAATTGTGCGGTGATGATGGCAAGAAGGTCACACCTGTTCCCATCCCGAACACAGAAGTTAAGCTTCTTAGCGCCGAATGTAGTTGGGGGTTGCCCCCTGTGAGACTAGGACGTCGCCGTGCAATTTTTTTATTCCGCAATAGCTCAGTTGGTAGTAGCGCTTGACTGTTAATCAAGATGTCGTAGGTTCGAGTCCTACTTGCGGAGTTTTTTTTATTTTATGTTGCTGCTGTAGCTCAGTCGGTAGAGCGTCGCCTTGGTAAGGCGGAGGTCACGGGTTCAAATCCCGTCAGTAGCTTAAATAATATATGCCATGCAGACTAGGACTTGCTCCTAGTTTTTTTGGTTCTATATTTTTTGGTGTTGGTGAGTAAAAACTCACTGACACCTTTTTTATATTTAGAATCACAAAAAGCTAGTGAATTCTTTATAATTAAGTTGACACACAAAATTACACCGGTGCCGTGGCTGTTGAGCAGATGAACAATTCTCTAGAGACTCTAGCCTATGACTAGAAAAATAAAAAAGACCGAAGTCAAAACTTCGATCTTTAATACTACCAACACTATTTGACAAAGAGCCGTTTTTTTGTTCATAATAGAAGTTGATAGTGGCTTATATACTAATAAAAAATCCAGTTGGTTTAACTCAACTGGATTTTTTCATTAAATATCAATTACTTTATTAGGATTTAAGATATTATCGGGATCAAAAGCTTTTTTTACTTGTCTTAGGGCTTGCATATAATCAGAAGGGAATGTTTCGCTAAGATGATGTTTTTTAGCTAAACCAATGCCATGTTCAGCTGAAGGAAGGCCACCAACTGATTTTACTTCTGCATAGAGTTCATCTAAGAAGTCATCTAAACGTTCTTGCCATTCTTGATCACTTAAATTACCTTTCATAAAACTAGCATGAATGTTGCCATCGCCCGCATGGCCAAAGAAAATATTTGATATCCCCTTTTTAGTTGCTAATTGCTCGAGCTTTAAAATGGTTTCGGTGATTTTATTTATTGGAACTACCACATCTAGTCCTTCAACAATATCTTTAGCAATAATTGCTGCCATCATATTGTCGCGTAGTCGCCACGTTTGCTCGGCTTCTTGCTTGTCTAGAATTTTAGAATCAATAGCACCATGGTCGAGCGCAAGTTGATAGATAGTTTGGTTGTCAGCTTGAATAGCTTCCTGTTGATTACCATCTACGGTGATTAAAAGTAATTGCTCTCCATTGATATCTACTAACTGTGATCCTAAGTACTTTTCAGCATGAGATAAGCCTGATTTGGAGAAAAACTCTAGGGCTGAGGGTTGGACATTAGAAGCGAGTATTTCGTATATTACAGGCGCTAAATCTTCTAATCTATTGAAACCAATTAATTGACTTTGCTTGAATTTAGGCCGTGGTCTAAGCTTTAATTGTAATTTAGTGATAATCCCTAGTGTACCTTCTGAGCCAATAAAAAGATCTTTAAGGTCATAGCCAGAAGCATTTTTAATATTTAAACCACCTACTTGTAAGACGCTACCATTAGCTAAAACAACTTCAAGGCCACGGATATTATCCCTAGTAACCCCATATTTAATAGCAGCCATTCCGCCAGC
Proteins encoded in this window:
- a CDS encoding FAD-binding oxidoreductase, which codes for MKITEQIPDYYLVDNLTGQRGQASKLAFPENLEDVIDFLAQARQAQCGLITIGAQTGVTAATYPHLGEFLMDMSHMNQIIDYDTQTLTLTVEAGTPLTKIYDFLADKPYFYAPDPGAKNATIGGNAATNAGGMAAIKYGVTRDNIRGLEVVLANGSVLQVGGLNIKNASGYDLKDLFIGSEGTLGIITKLQLKLRPRPKFKQSQLIGFNRLEDLAPVIYEILASNVQPSALEFFSKSGLSHAEKYLGSQLVDINGEQLLLITVDGNQQEAIQADNQTIYQLALDHGAIDSKILDKQEAEQTWRLRDNMMAAIIAKDIVEGLDVVVPINKITETILKLEQLATKKGISNIFFGHAGDGNIHASFMKGNLSDQEWQERLDDFLDELYAEVKSVGGLPSAEHGIGLAKKHHLSETFPSDYMQALRQVKKAFDPDNILNPNKVIDI